From the genome of Malus domestica chromosome 04, GDT2T_hap1, one region includes:
- the LOC103419259 gene encoding UMP-CMP kinase 3-like: protein MGEVVDAGKKEANGSLADLNPTVVFVLGGPGSGKGTQCANIVQHFGFTHLSAGDLLRAEIKSGSENGTMISNMIKEGKIVPSEVTIKLLERAMLENGNDKFLIDGFPRNEENRAAFEAVTKIEPSFVLFFDCSDEEMERRLLGRNQGREDDNIETIRKRFKVFQDSSLPVIEYYNSKGKVRKIDAGRPVEEVYESVKAIFEPKNEKAD, encoded by the exons ATGGGTGAAGTTGTTGATGCCGGAAAGAAG GAGGCTAATGGAAGCTTAGCTGATCTGAACCCTACAGTTGTTTTTGTCTTGG gTGGCCCAGGCAGCGGAAAGGGTACTCAATGTGCAAACATTGTTCAGCACTTTGGGTTTACCCATCTCAGTGCTGGCGATCTTCTTAGAGCCGAAATCAAATCTGGCTCTGAAAATGG GACCATGATTTCGAACATGATTAAGGAAGGAAAGATTGTTCCTTCTGAAGTAAcaattaaacttcttgaacGAGCAATGCTGGAAAATGGTAACGACAAGTTTCTCATTGATGGGTTTCCCCGTAATGAGGAAAATCGTGCTGCATTTGAGGCTGTG ACTAAAATCGAGCCTTCATTTGTCTTGTTTTTTGACTGTTCTGATGAAGAGATGGAGAGGCGGCTTTTGGGTAGGAACCAG GGAAGAGAGGATGATAACATAGAAACAATAAGGAAGCGGTTTAAGGTTTTCCAAGATTCTAGTCTCCCTGTGATAGAGTACTACAACTCCAAGGGGAAAGTTCGGAAG ATTGATGCTGGAAGGCCTGTTGAAGAGGTTTATGAGTCCGTTAAAGCTATTTTTGAACCGAAAAATGAGAAG GCTGATTAA
- the LOC103433048 gene encoding methyltransferase-like protein 2: MEDSKPAGKLSTFLDSGVYRFEDSTAVFIDPVRVLNRSYTRFRVSPSAYYSRSFKSKIQEPRVCSNSRKRKRKEKKPQNLNDRERAADQRHQEARPFLLKAHKSLLRSTELLEVVSNLRDDFDNSASSPGTTQSLVELGRVWQAPLYEITLNSQSHDNASEDGGSPVMEYCKQRAVPVFNNLVVNETSEDVEAELLGSRYILPPESSFYMSDLGQIHNLIPESDCGFNLIVVDPPWENGSARQKLRYSTLPNRYFLSLPIKQLCHTNGALVALWVTNREKLRGFVEKELFPAWGVEYAATFFWLKVKADGSLIGDLDLFHHRPYECLLLGLCPGEATDDNSRSKPIPDNQIMLSIPGDYSRKPPVARFLQEYSPTLQRNRCVELFAREMTAGCVSWGNEPLHFQESGNFTRG; this comes from the exons ATGGAGGACTCGAAACCAGCCGGCAAGCTATCGACGTTTTTGGACTCCGGCGTGTACCGGTTCGAAGACTCGACCGCCGTTTTCATCGATCCGGTTCGCGTCCTCAACCGCTCCTACACCCGGTTCAGGGTGTCCCCTTCCGCCTACTACTCCCGCTCATTCAAATCCAAAATTCAAGAGCCTAGGGTTTGTTCGAATTCCAGAAAGCGGAAGCGGAAGGAGAAGAAGCCTCAGAATCTCAATGACAGAGAACGCGCCGCCGATCAACGCCACCAG GAAGCAAGACCTTTTTTGCTGAAGGCGCATAAATCTCTACTTAGATCAACTGAGCTTTTAGAGGTTGTGAGCAATTTGAGGGATGATTTCGATAATTCAGCTTCGTCTCCCGGCACTACGCAGTCGCTGGTTGAACTCGGGCGGGTCTGGCAGGCGCCGCTGTATGAGATAACTTTAAATTCGCAATCACATGACAATGCAAGCGAAGATGGAG GTTCCCCTGTCATGGAATACTGTAAACAACGAGCAGTTCCTGTGTTTAACAACTTAGTCGTTAATGAGACCAGTGAAGATGTGGAGGCTGAACTTTTGGGCAGTCGATATATCTTACCTCCAGAGAGTTCCTTCTACATG TCTGATCTGGGGCAGATTCACAATCTAATTCCTG AGTCTGATTGTGGCTTCAATCTTATTGTTGTTGATCCACCATGGGAAAATGGAAGTGCGCGTCAAAAGCTGAG GTACTCAACTTTGCCCAACCGATATTTCTTATCCCTTCCCATCAAGCAATTGTGTCACACAAATGGAGCACTTGTTGCTTTATGGGTGACCAACAGGGAGAAGTTGCGTGGCTTTGTCGAGAAGGAACTTTTTCCTGCATGGGGAGTCGAATATGCTGCTACTTTTTTCTGGTTGAAG GTCAAAGCAGATGGTTCTTTGATTGGCGATTTGGACCTCTTTCATCACAGGCCATATGAGTGCCTTCTATTAGGCCTTTGTCCAGGGGAG GCTACGGACGACAATTCAAGATCCAAACCTATACCAGATAATCAAATCATGTTAAGCATACCAGGAGACTACTCAAGGAAGCCCCCGGTAGCAA GATTTTTACAGGAGTATTCTCCTACACTCCAACGTAATCGGTGTGTTGAACTATTCGCCAGAGAAATGACTGCCGGATGTGTTTCTTGGGGGAATGAACCCCTTCATTTTCAGGAGTCAGGAAATTTTACGAGGGGGTAG